From the genome of Candidatus Angelobacter sp., one region includes:
- a CDS encoding dihydropteroate synthase has translation MLKLEDLAGLLEKNSATAAARVREFSIAGKQFAFNSRPSIMGVINLSPDSWYRESVCLTADAAIRRAKVLHELGADIVDVGAESTLAQAARADDVSQNARLLPVIKSLRGANIPVSVETYQPAVARSCLEAGANVLNFTGADRTDEMYQMIAAHDAAVIICYVQGKNVREVSDFDFSADPIAMMYEYFARQIQIAAKRGVERIFIDPGLGFYYRNLQDSAVRVRHQMTVFLNTFRLRALGFPICHALPHAFEYFKEEVRCAEPFFAVLAALGKTDLFRTHEVPRTKAVLDTLGIF, from the coding sequence ATGCTGAAACTTGAAGACCTCGCCGGGTTGCTCGAGAAAAACAGCGCCACGGCGGCAGCGCGCGTCAGGGAGTTTTCCATCGCGGGAAAGCAATTCGCGTTCAATTCCAGACCGTCGATCATGGGCGTGATCAACCTTTCGCCCGATTCGTGGTATCGCGAAAGCGTTTGCCTCACGGCGGATGCGGCGATTCGCCGCGCGAAGGTGTTGCACGAACTGGGCGCCGACATCGTGGACGTTGGCGCGGAATCAACGCTGGCTCAAGCCGCACGCGCCGATGACGTGTCGCAAAACGCCCGGCTGCTTCCGGTGATCAAATCCCTGCGCGGCGCAAACATTCCCGTGTCCGTCGAAACGTACCAACCCGCGGTGGCACGCTCCTGTCTTGAAGCCGGCGCCAACGTGTTGAACTTTACCGGCGCCGACCGGACCGACGAAATGTATCAGATGATCGCCGCGCATGACGCGGCGGTAATCATTTGTTACGTGCAGGGAAAAAACGTGCGCGAAGTAAGTGATTTCGATTTCAGCGCCGATCCCATCGCCATGATGTATGAGTATTTCGCCCGTCAGATCCAAATTGCGGCGAAGAGGGGTGTGGAGAGGATCTTCATCGACCCCGGTCTTGGGTTTTATTATCGCAATCTGCAGGACAGCGCTGTGCGCGTGCGGCATCAGATGACTGTATTCCTGAACACGTTCCGGTTGCGCGCGCTCGGTTTCCCGATTTGCCACGCCCTGCCCCACGCGTTCGAGTATTTCAAAGAGGAAGTCCGCTGCGCGGAACCGTTCTTTGCCGTACTCGCCGCGCTGGGCAAAACCGATTTGTTTCGCACACACGAAGTGCCGCGTACCAAGGCGGTGCTCGACACACTGGGCATTTTTTGA